CGCAGTTCTCGTGCGACACGAAGCTGTTGCTGGAGCTGTAGCAGGCGCCTGCAGTCTGCGGCTCGCAGCTCATCGTCACGCGGTTGAAGTGGAAGTGAGGCGACGAGTGACGACAACGACCCCGTCGTCCGCGGGTGAGGCAGCGGACAGGCACTGTGGACACAAGCAACAGACTCGTCACTGCCAGACCCGCTTGTGTGGTCACAGTCTATTGGACACCAAACTAAATGCCGTAATTTACAGTTTTgtacaaaatgattttattttgtataatttatttttattttgattggttttatttttatttcacattatgtTTGAGCTCTAAACTCAGGACAACTCATCACACCTGGCGCAGCACTGGGTTGTCTCCTGTGGCCTTGACCCCTCTCCCCTGACGTCAACAGCCTATGCACGGTTCATGGCATTCCATGGGTCACGGACAATGGTTTGTGATTACACAACGGTGGCCACCTTTGGGGTCACACAGATATTAACCGACTTTAAAAGTACGAATGTTGCGGAAAAGTCggttatttatttcttgcaaaCAGTCGCGAGAGCAGGCTGCTACATggagtgtgacgtcacgagccGCTACACCTGACTGGCGACTGTACCTGTCCATGACGTTTGGGGTGGGTCGGGTGGCGATGAGGCTTTGTAAAGTTCTCCTACAGTAGTATCGCGAACGTGTATTACACACCCGTGGTAGCATGGGGTTAAGGGGTAAGGTGGCATGAACGGTGTGGAGATGAAGAGTGAAAAGTACTCACCACAGACATAGTCATTGGAATGGCTACGACGCACGTCCAGACTGACACAGCGCTCGTCATCGTTACACTCGGGCTGTGACACAAATGACACAACTCACTAGATAAGTATACTGACGATGTGACACAAATGACACACCTCACTAGATAATTATACTGACGATGtgacacaaacatcaccacgTGCTCTACCTGAAGTGTATGTAACACAAGTGACTGGTCTCTTCtgagtctctctcacacatacacataaacaaacatactaACCTAACAACTTATTACATGTTCATGTGTTTGCgggcttgtgtgtgttgtgttgagaAAAGAATTTCTGAAGCAGAAGGACATGGATGCAGAAAATGATTTCAGTAAATACACACCTCGCACACTCTTGCTTCTGCGGCCACCAACATGAGCGCCACCTGCAATGTAGGTAGAAAGGACACAATGTAGGTACAGCCACCCGGCTTTATACTTACGTACAGCCACCCTTTACACTTGTGGTTACAGTGTGTCCACCCGTCTAGTTATTTTCTTAACCTGTGTTACAAAAGCATCTGCTTGTGTACCTATGTACCTATGTACTTCAGACTAAGAAATTACTTTCTGTTGATGTTATACGTTTCCTTCATTGTCACCACAGCCCCGCTGTCTCACagtaaacacacgcacacaaaccgCTCGCCAGTCAAGGCACCAGACGAACtgtgaaaaatgtgttaaaaatctgaaattcaTGAGGAATATAATTGCCAATTGTTTAGTCAGGCCTCGCATTAAAAACTGAAAGTGTTGTTGActtgtgaagtgtgtgtgcgACCAGATGAAAGGTTCTCACTCGGATCGCAATGGTTGAGAcgaacaagaaaaacagaaaacttgagTCTAGCGACAAGTTTGTGAAGCTActtactgtgacaatgaacaccGCCATCACCACAGTCGTCATTGCTGCCATCTTTGTATCGTGTGTCAGTCGCTCGTCACTTGCGCGGTGTTGTTGGTTAGTGCTTCCTGTGATGTCGTCGTCTACTCCGGGTAGATGTTTGAGCGACTCGGTTGTTTGTGGTGTATGAGTCTGGGTGGTAGAGTCGTCTGCTAGAGAGACTGACggttgttgtggtggtagtgatgtCGTCGTCTGCTAGATGTCTCGAAAGACTGACGTGGACAAGGAGACGATGTTGTGGCGACAGCGGGTGCTGAATGAggctctgagaccagactttgTTTGTCAACAGCAGCTTGTGCAGGCAAGTGATGATGAAACGCGCCCCACCCTTATATACCTGTCTTCCTTGGCCTCCATTCAgcactccctccccacccctggGAAACTCCACCAATCAGATGCACTCTCACCTCGCTCCCCTCCCACTCCCCCTCTGTACTATCCAGGTCAGGCAACACCACACAGCCCCTCCCCCAGCACCACCTGAGACCGACAGGTAGACGAGACGGATGCCAATCATTCACACTGAGGGGTGATGGGGGCAGGAGGAAGGAGGTGTGGCCCCTCCCCCCTACCCACACACAAGATGACGCAGCGAGGTCtggagggtgggtgggaaagTAGCGGGAGGTAGGTGGCGCTGTGTGCAGGCACACCTACAGACGACAGGTGATGAAATAGCTTTCTCTCCCTCCGCGGCCGCGGGTCGTACTTTCTCTAATTTCTGTTCCTCGTCTGTTTACAGTTCGCACCTCGCCATTTGTTTACACCTCGGGCTGCTTGTAGCCTTGTGTAGCCTTTACCTGCCTACAGGTACACATAGCAGTCAAACACATAGCAGTCTGACATTAAAGTACACAGGACTGTCAGACATAGAAGTAAACATAACAGTCAGACATTAAAGTACACAAGTCTAACACAGAACTGTCAGACATTAAAGTACACAACTGTCAGACATTAAAGTACTCATAACTGTCAGACGGAGAAGTAAACATAACAGTCAGACATTAAAGTCAGACATTAAAGTACTCATAATAGTCAGACATTAAAGTCACATAAAGTCattaaatgacattaaaagtAGTACACAAAGCTTTCAGACGTAGttaaagtacacaaataaagatGTCATGTTTCTGTACGGAGAATTCCGAGATGACAAGATTCCTGTAGGAATGTCAGTCACCAGAAGATTCCACACGATGTAGAATTAGCTACAGTGACGTGCACGACACCACCATCAACACCTGACACCACCTTTGCGCACaatgtgtcacgtggtgtgcaCGACACAGCGAATGGTCCCCAGCTTAGTTCCacattgtctttgtttacaaGTCAGTCTGTTGTTGTATCTTGATTATTAGTTCATGTCCCTACAGTATTTCATCCTCCAAATCAACTAAAATGTCGGACATTTCAGAGCCGCAGGCCAACATACCAAAAAAATACACAGTACATACACAGTGCATACCCTGTACATACAGTGTAGACACATAGGACAATAAAGTGGTGTCTAGACATTACACGTACATACACAGTGCATAccctgtacatacagtacatgtCAGACAATACACAGTACAGACACAGTACATACACAGTGCATACCCTGTACATATAGTACATGTCAGACAATACACAACACATGCCAGACTATATACACAGTACAGACACAGTACACACCCTGTACACACcctgtacacacagtacatGTCAGACTACATAGACAgtacaacagtaaacacagtacacactgtacacGAACAGTACATCCGGGCGCCAGTGTAATCTCAGCTATGatcacacaccacacagtacacacctgtacacacagtaAGTCAGACTATATACAATCCACACAGTATCACAACCTGTAACATCACCAGTATATGTCAAGACTATATATCACACGTCACACAGTACTTACACCTGCCTTACACACAGTATTCAGACTATATACAcccacacagtacacacactgtacacaagTAATGTTCAACTATTACAACACCAACATTACACAACCTGTAGCACACAGTAAATGGTTCAGACTATATCACACCACAAGACACACCCTTACAATACATACAATGTTAGACTATATACAGACCACACAGTAAACACCCGTGTAACATACAGACATTCTAAGActatatacacaccacacagagTGACACACTGTACAGACACAGTAATGTCAGAACTATTCACACCACACAGTCAACCCCCTTACACACTATAATGTCAGACTATACACACCAACAGTACACACCCTGTACATACAATACATGTTAGctatatacacaccacacagtaACACACCCTGTAACCACAGTAATGTCAGACCTATTATACACACCACATCACACTATGTAACAGCACAGTACATGTTAGACTATTACACACCACACAGTACAATCCACTGTACACACAGTAAATTCAGACttatacacaccacacagtacACGACCCGTAATTAACAGTCCATGTTAGACTAATATACATCAGACCACACAGTACACACCTGTACATACATAGTGTCAAGActatatacacaccacacagtaTCACACCCTGTACATACAGTAATGTCAGACCTATACACACCAACAGTACAGACACCCTGTACATACGTAGTATGTCAgactatatacacacaacacagtAACATCACCCTTACATCAGTAATGTCAGACATATACCACCCCCAAAGTACAACACCCTGTACATACAGTAAATGTCAGACTATATACAGCACCACACGTACACCCTGTAGCATACAGAATGTCAGAGCTATACTACACACCAAACAGTATCACACCCTGTACCATACGTAACGtcagcacatacacacacaaccagaACACACCCTGACATACAGTAATGTTCAGACTATACAtgttacaacacacacagtACATCACCCCTGTATCACAAGTAAATGTCCGACTATACACACCACAGGCAGTACACACCCTGTACATTACAGTAATTTCAGACTATATACACGACCACACGTACAACCCTTACATGCAGTAATGTTCAGATCATATACACACCAACGTACTCACCCCTGTACATACAGTAATGTCAGACTATACAACACCACCAGTACACACCCTGTACATACGATGGTCAGACTATCACCCACACAGTCACACCCTGTACACAACAGTAATGTCAGACTAATCCACCCACACAGTACAACCCTGTACATACAGCCAATGTCAGActatatacacaccacacacagtaCAACACCCTGTAATCAGTATGTCAActatatacacaccacacagtacACATCCCTGTAACATAAGTAATGTCAAGAATATATACATCAGCCACCAGTACACACCCTGTACATACAGTAATGTCAGACTATATACACACCAACAGAGTACACCACCCTGTAAGATTCCAGGTAATGTCAGATATACATGTCACCTACACAGTAACACCCGTACATACATATGTCAAGACTATACACACCGCACAGTAACATCTCCCTGTACATCACGTAATTGTCGactatacacacccacacagtaCACACCTGTTACAACATACATGTTAGACTATAATCACACCACACAGTACACACTTGTACACCACAGTACATGTAGACTATATACACCCCCACAGTACACAACCTGTAACACAGAGACAGTAATTCAGACTTAATACACACCACGACAGTACAACACCCTGTACAACAGTACATGTTCGACTATATACAGCACCcacacagtacacactgtacaccACAGTACATTTAGACTATAGTACACACCACACagtacacacttacacacagtATATGTCAGACTATATACCCACCAGTACACACACCGCTGACACACAGTAATGTCAGACTTATACACATCCACACAGTTACACACCGGCTGGTACGATACAGTACATGATCAGACTATCATACACAGTCCACACCAGTAAGGACAACCCTGCATGACAGTACATGTGACTATGTCAACATCAGTACACACTGTTATCACACATTTAACACAAGTCAGACATATACACCCACACAGTGACACActgtacacacgtacacacagacctCATACTTACTACACCCTGTACATCCAGTAATGTCAGGTACACCACCACTGTACACACAGTCACATCATATGTCAACCCCACAGACCACAGTACACACAGTACTGTTACCGACTATAACAcaccacacagtacacacaTACCCTCGTAACCGCAGTACATGTAGActatatacacaccacacagtacacactgtaACACACAGTATGTCAGACTatacaacacacaacaacaacgctAGTACAACACCTGTAATTACTAGTAATGTCAGTAACTAAAttattaacacacacagactataTACAACACCACGACACAACCACCCACCCTATGTACCAGTCACTGCTACAGAAACTAGTATAATACACAGAActatacacaccacacactcaccGTTGACaccaccgctgtacatcaagaCCTCAAGACgaaattatttacaacacaaaacacaacccACACATGAATAATGTCCGCTTTAACCAATGTACCGTACCACACCTGTAGACGGCTAACAGTAATGTCTAGTAGACATTACACGACCACACATCCCAACGTACACTACCCTGTACTATACAGAGTAATGAATTTTATGACGTCATCTACACCCCCACCAATCTCAGATCGCCCGTCTGTAACTCCACAGTAATCGTCAGACTGATATACCACATCCTCCAGTACGAGCACCTTGTGTACATGACCCGAGTAATGTCAGACTATATACTACACCACACACGGTCTGTCACACGACTGTTACATCATCTTAGTCTATCTATGTTCAACCCTACGATACATCACCACCACGTTACACACCCTCTGTTGTACGATCAGTACGTCTATTCTATGCTGTGCAGACCCCATGACATCACGACAGCCAGTACACACCCTGTATACACACAAGTAATGTCAGACATATAACCACACAGACCAGTCACAGCTACACACCTATGTCAGACTATATACAACAGTAAGATGTCGGACTTACAGTACATACCTGTACAGTTACACATCATCTGTAAATACGACGATTGTTAGACTAATATATTAATCCCAGCCACACTAGTACAACACCTGTACACTTACTACACCACAATGTAGactacaccacacaccacacagtacCACTACACACAGTAAATGTCAGATATACCACACCATCTACAGTtacacaccctgtgaccacatCCTAAGGTTTGTCGTGTGCTAGTGGGCTCTACCGCTATACACACACCTCTCAGTACATGGCTGATCCGCGGTACACACGGTAAGTAATTGTTCATGACTCCGATTATACTACCAGTTTCGCCTCTCTCGAGCCtcctgtacagtacagtactcCTGTCCACACGTAATGTAGGTACAGTACACACCCTGTCCACACAGTACAGTATGTTTAGACAGTTATATCATAGACACACACCGGTAacagtacacactgtacaccCTCCACAGGTTGTGTAGAACTATATACACGACACAGTATCGACTACATAGTTGATCCACATCAGGGCAGTTTAGACTATactcacacatgtacacacacctgTATCACACGTATGTCAGACTAATAACACCACACAGTAGACACACTAGTAACCTGTACACAACAGTAATGTTACACCCACGCAGCCAGTACTATTACACACCACACAGTACcactgtacacacagtacatGTTAGCAGTGACACACTGTACACAAAGTACAGTAACACACAGACATCATGTACACACAGTACATGTTAGActatatacacaccacacagtacacactgtacacacagtaaTGTCAGActatatacacaccacacacacatcatgtaCACACAGTACATGTTAGActatatacacaccacacagtacACACCCTGTACACAGTAATGTCAGActatatacacaccacacagtacacactgtacacacagtaaTGTCAGActatatacacaccacacacacatcatgtaCACACAGTACATGTTAGActatatacacaccacacagtacACACCCTGTACACACAGTAATGTCAGActatatacacaccacacagtacACCCTGTACACACAGTAATGTCAGActatatacacaccacacagtacacactgtacacacagtacatGTCAGActatatacacaccacacagtacACACCCTGTACACACAGTAATGTCAGActatatacacaccacacagtgCACACCCTGTACACACAGTAATGTCAGACTATATACACTCACcacacagtacacactgtacacacagtacagGCCAGTGACAGGGGGCGTTAGACAGACCAAGGGCGGTAATGTCTTGCCAGACACCACACGGGGCACATTCCTTGCCTTCAAAGGACTCTGGTCACCCGTGTGTTTGTAACTCTaagtctctctttcactctctccctctctctccttctctctctctaagtctcttgccatgatatagccttagttgctggcatggcataaaacaccaataaacaaacaaatctctaagtctctctttcactctctccttctctctctctcgcaagATCAGGATTGTTCAGTGGAGTTGTCTTTTCCACTTGGAACTTGAACAAAGCCGCCTGCAGTCAAGAACCGAGTGAAGGGGTCAGTTGGGGTCAGGTTGTAAGTGCGGTGGTGGTCATCTAGTTCTTTGAGTCAGGGTATCTAGCACGCTGCTTAGACATCTGATACCCTGTCTACTGCTGCTTAGACATCTGATACCCTGTCTACTGCTGCTTAGACACCTGATACCCTGTCTACTGCTGCTTAGACACCTGATACCCTGTCTACTGCTGCTTAGACATCTGATACCCTGTCTACTGCTGCTTAGACACCTGATACCCTGTCTACTGCTGCTTAGACATCTGATACCCTGTCTACTGCTACTTAGACACCTGATACCCTGTCTACTCTCTAGACATCTGACACTGCGGTTACTACTTGACACCCGCGTCTAGCATCCAGTGAGCATGCGTGAGGTCACAGCACCGGGAGGTGATAGCGGGTGGACCAGTGGCACGCGGCACCCACAACACTCGTGCTCTTCCCTCGTTACACGCGACCTCATTCACGACGCTACAGGTGAGGCCGGATGACCGGGTCACGAGGATCCCTCCCTCAGCCTCGTCTGTCGTCTCAGGTATCGTCACTAACGCTCTGCCTGACGATCGCGGCAagtcctcccaccccaccccccagcAACAGACTGCAATCATGGGAATATTGACAAACAAATGCTCACaaccttgtttgttgttgaggTTCCTTCCGCAGTGAGCTCAGTTCACACACCACGGAACTTTCTCtgcgcacgcgcgcgtgtgtgtatcaacgtcttgtttttgttgtttttgttgtttttgttgtgttttgttagTGCGTGCTGTGAGTACTGCACTCGTAGATTTTGCGAGGAAGGCCTGACACTTTGAAGTCAGCCACTCATGTCACCTACAGCACACAGTGTAAACAGTCACTGTGTAAACACTGTAAACAGTCACTGTGTAAACACTGTAAACAGTCACTCATGCTCAGTGTACACAACTGCCAtcacacacctttcactggTGACATCACTTGATGACCTACTACAATACCGCGTCCACACGTTACCATGGCAACCATGTACCTGTGGGCTGGGGGAGTACGGTGGCGATGGTGTGGAGGCAGGGTGACGGGGGGATGTTGGCGAGTGTCCAAGGCGGGAAGACTGTACCTCCTGACGCTGACCTTCGTGCCCTCGGCTGTTTGAAGCTGGAGAGCGCGGGGGCGGGGGCGGACCTCTTGCATCAGCACGCACCACGTGCAGGGTTCACCTAAGGCTCAACGTCTTGTGCGCAGCCTCACGCGCACCTGTCATGGCGGCGCGCGCCAGGTGTGATGGTGCAACTATGcatgatataaatatatctgtagTTGCAGCTACACAGGACAGCTGCTGCACCTCATGTTCATGTCGGGTACCCATAGCAGGttccattgttgttgttgttgtgagcAGTGTGGCGAGGGGGAGGTGAGGTTGAGGTTGTTCTCCATGTTGTCACACGATGTTCCCGTTGATGTTTCCACTGAGCCTCACTACGACTTGACCCGCGGCGTGGCCCTCAGCGTGGGTaggttgatgttgtcagaccaTCTTGTCAAGTGACAGCGGGACAAGCCACGACCtgaaacagcaataaataaacaaaacaaagtattgTCTGGTGTTTGCGATGATGCTGAAGTACTGTCTTGTGAGAAGGTCGATACACACTAAAGTACAGGTGTGGGTGGTATCGGTAggtggtgttgtggtgtgtCTGTGCACCTCCACACCAGTGTACAccttgtttctgtttgttttgttt
The Pomacea canaliculata isolate SZHN2017 linkage group LG2, ASM307304v1, whole genome shotgun sequence genome window above contains:
- the LOC112557805 gene encoding uncharacterized protein LOC112557805, translated to MAAMTTVVMAVFIVTVALMLVAAEARVCEPECNDDERCVSLDVRRSHSNDYVCVPVRCLTRGRRGRCRHSSPHFHFNRVTMSCEPQTAGACYSSSNSFVSHENCDLTCSPWYRR